In Parasphingorhabdus halotolerans, a single window of DNA contains:
- the metF gene encoding methylenetetrahydrofolate reductase, giving the protein MNAQNKPLGFSELEEAKRALDVPLFAGLSGDADVSFEFFPPKSEKMEQTLWDSVITLEPLNPRFVSVTYGAGGSTRERTHATVARIAKETNIPAAAHLTCVDASKDEIKEVATAYWEAGVRHIVALRGDPPSEGQAFEPHPQGYASAAELVAGLKDIAPFEISVAAYPETHPEANCPQTDLDNLKRKLDAGASRAITQFFFTAEAFFRFRDAAGAAGIDAELVPGILPVSNVAQTRKFAGMCGAEIPAWMNDLFDGLDDHPSARQLIAATVAAELCRKLYAGGVRQFHFYTLNRAELSYAICHLLGKRPEAQSKELSA; this is encoded by the coding sequence ATGAATGCACAAAACAAGCCACTGGGGTTTAGCGAATTGGAAGAGGCAAAGCGTGCACTGGATGTGCCTTTGTTCGCCGGACTAAGTGGTGATGCCGATGTATCATTCGAGTTTTTTCCGCCCAAGTCGGAAAAAATGGAGCAAACCTTGTGGGACAGCGTGATTACGCTTGAGCCCCTGAATCCACGTTTTGTGTCGGTAACTTATGGTGCTGGTGGGTCTACCCGTGAACGCACTCATGCAACGGTGGCCCGGATCGCCAAGGAAACCAATATTCCGGCAGCCGCCCATCTGACTTGTGTTGATGCCAGCAAAGACGAGATCAAGGAAGTAGCGACAGCCTATTGGGAAGCGGGTGTGCGTCATATAGTTGCGTTGCGCGGTGACCCGCCATCAGAAGGACAAGCCTTTGAACCGCATCCGCAAGGCTATGCCAGTGCCGCCGAGTTGGTCGCCGGCTTGAAAGATATTGCGCCGTTTGAAATTTCCGTTGCGGCCTATCCCGAAACCCACCCCGAAGCCAATTGTCCGCAGACGGACCTTGATAACCTGAAACGCAAGCTTGATGCGGGTGCCAGCCGGGCGATCACGCAGTTTTTCTTTACCGCAGAAGCCTTTTTCCGTTTTCGTGATGCCGCTGGTGCTGCGGGTATAGATGCCGAATTAGTGCCCGGAATTTTACCCGTTTCCAATGTCGCGCAAACGCGGAAGTTTGCGGGAATGTGCGGGGCGGAAATACCGGCGTGGATGAATGATCTGTTCGACGGTCTGGATGACCATCCTTCCGCGCGCCAGCTAATCGCAGCCACAGTCGCAGCCGAGCTTTGCCGGAAATTATACGCTGGCGGCGTACGTCAATTCCATTTCTATACGCTCAACCGGGCAGAGTTGAGTTACGCGATCTGCCATTTGCTTGGCAAACGACCTGAAGCACAATCAAAGGAGTTGAGTGCATGA
- a CDS encoding homocysteine S-methyltransferase family protein translates to MNSPREALHALAAERILIFDGGYGTTIQNHGLGERDYRGMLELTDDQKGNNDLLSLTRPDIIEGIHTAYLEAGADIVETNTFSSTKISQADYSCEHLVRDLNIKSAEIARTACDKAEAKDGKKRFVAGSIGPTNKTLSLSPDVNDPGYREIDFDYLKGVYREQCDALIEGGVDFLLIETIFDTLNAKCAGMAAQEAAEACGRDVPLMISMTLTDLSGRNLSGHTVEAFWHAVRHLKPVTIGLNCSFGADQLRPHLAMLAKQADCLIMAYPNAGLPNELGEYDELPDQTAALTQEWFDDGLVNIVGGCCGTTPEHIAAIAKATEGAKPRIIPTATVLTKLSGLEPFTMAA, encoded by the coding sequence ATGAATAGTCCTCGTGAAGCGCTGCACGCGCTTGCTGCAGAACGCATCCTGATTTTTGATGGCGGATACGGTACGACCATACAAAACCACGGATTGGGCGAACGCGATTATCGTGGAATGCTTGAGCTGACGGATGATCAAAAGGGCAATAACGACCTGCTCAGCCTGACCCGTCCGGATATTATTGAAGGCATTCACACGGCTTATCTGGAAGCCGGAGCGGATATTGTGGAGACCAACACGTTTAGCTCGACCAAGATAAGCCAGGCGGATTATAGTTGCGAACATCTGGTCCGCGATCTCAACATCAAATCAGCCGAAATTGCGCGGACTGCTTGCGATAAGGCCGAAGCCAAAGACGGCAAGAAACGCTTTGTCGCAGGCTCCATTGGCCCGACCAACAAAACGCTCTCGCTCTCGCCTGATGTCAACGATCCCGGTTATCGCGAGATTGATTTTGATTATCTGAAGGGCGTTTACCGTGAACAATGTGATGCGCTAATCGAAGGCGGTGTTGATTTTCTGTTGATCGAAACAATCTTTGATACGCTGAACGCAAAATGCGCCGGGATGGCCGCGCAGGAAGCGGCTGAGGCTTGCGGGCGCGATGTGCCGCTGATGATTTCGATGACGTTGACAGACTTGTCAGGTCGCAATCTATCTGGTCACACGGTTGAGGCCTTCTGGCATGCCGTGCGGCATCTGAAACCCGTCACGATTGGCCTCAACTGCTCATTTGGCGCGGACCAGCTGCGTCCGCACCTCGCGATGCTGGCCAAGCAAGCCGATTGCCTGATCATGGCTTATCCCAATGCGGGCTTGCCGAATGAACTTGGCGAATATGATGAGCTACCCGATCAGACGGCGGCGCTTACACAGGAATGGTTTGATGATGGACTTGTGAATATCGTTGGTGGATGCTGCGGTACGACGCCTGAGCATATCGCGGCGATTGCCAAGGCGACCGAGGGCGCGAAACCAAGGATCATTCCGACCGCGACTGTCCTGACCAAATTGTCGGGTCTCGAACCATTTACTATGGCTGCCTGA
- a CDS encoding protein-disulfide reductase DsbD family protein, protein MTFDLRSFSLMLAALFMACAVPAHAQNKLGSKELNVPATLVAESQRVQAGRSVTLAFVMKPKPTWHGYWENPGDAGIGMSFDWTLPAGVTAGKASYPVPETLLISGIMNYVYEGEYAVLVNLVVAENVSQGPLPISVKSEWLACTDEVCVPEQDELSITLEVVSKGAAVSLNSAFNDYRANLPRPLGSNGTFSVKNDIFRLSIPLPKSVAVETPYFFIKEDGVVDYGATQKVNRDGDLLIIETTARGDSAEPINGVLKIGPHMGFMLTADSGEVEMSGVPVAKGGDGNFTGGGDQSNASLLLIALGGAIVGGLLLNLMPCVFPILSLKAMSLAKAGGDEGIVRRDALAYTAGVVVVATVLGGILLGLRASGAAVGWAFQLQDPRIIFVLLALVTAIGFNLAGLFELPNISMGSKLTTREGPAGSFWTGALAAFVATPCTGPFMAAALGATIVLPPIAALIIFAGLGVGLALPFLLIAFVPAIRSRLPKPGAWLDSFRKIIAVPMFLTAIGLVWLLGRQIGTDALGLSLLFLLGATLVLWWFGGGQMKGLSRGWVTTGVMIAVLAGGILALPGEEQMAVQKTANSSSTTLPSEPFSEERLAELRTSNQPVFAYFTADWCITCKANEAAAVQRQETADAFAAANVAVLMGDWTRPDPVISNFLEKHGRAGVPLYLYYAPGQEPVILPQILTVGTLTDLVNDPIKTASRK, encoded by the coding sequence ATGACATTTGATTTGCGTTCGTTCAGTTTGATGCTGGCTGCTTTATTCATGGCTTGTGCCGTGCCTGCACATGCACAAAATAAACTGGGCAGCAAAGAATTAAATGTTCCAGCAACGCTCGTGGCCGAATCGCAGCGGGTGCAGGCCGGTCGTAGCGTGACGCTCGCCTTTGTAATGAAGCCCAAGCCAACGTGGCATGGTTATTGGGAAAATCCCGGAGACGCGGGCATCGGCATGAGCTTTGACTGGACATTGCCTGCTGGCGTTACAGCCGGAAAAGCAAGCTATCCCGTGCCAGAAACTCTGCTCATTTCCGGCATTATGAATTATGTTTATGAGGGTGAATACGCCGTTCTGGTCAATCTGGTTGTGGCAGAAAATGTCTCGCAAGGACCGCTTCCGATATCCGTAAAATCCGAGTGGCTGGCCTGCACCGATGAAGTCTGTGTTCCCGAACAGGATGAACTTTCAATCACACTGGAGGTGGTAAGCAAGGGTGCAGCGGTCTCGTTGAACAGCGCGTTCAATGACTACCGTGCGAATTTGCCGCGCCCGCTGGGAAGCAATGGCACTTTTTCGGTCAAAAACGATATATTCCGTCTTTCCATTCCATTGCCAAAATCAGTTGCCGTAGAAACTCCGTATTTCTTTATAAAGGAAGATGGCGTTGTTGATTATGGCGCTACGCAGAAGGTCAATAGGGACGGTGACCTGCTGATCATCGAAACAACAGCGCGCGGGGATAGCGCCGAACCAATCAACGGCGTTCTGAAAATCGGTCCGCATATGGGTTTTATGCTCACGGCCGATAGCGGCGAAGTCGAAATGTCAGGCGTACCGGTAGCTAAAGGCGGTGATGGAAATTTTACCGGTGGTGGCGACCAATCTAACGCCTCTTTGCTTCTTATTGCACTCGGCGGAGCAATAGTCGGCGGGTTATTGCTCAATCTCATGCCCTGTGTGTTTCCTATCCTTAGCCTGAAAGCGATGAGCCTGGCCAAAGCAGGCGGTGATGAAGGCATCGTCCGGCGCGACGCACTGGCCTATACTGCCGGTGTCGTGGTGGTTGCCACTGTGCTCGGTGGGATATTGCTAGGCCTGAGAGCCAGCGGCGCAGCCGTTGGCTGGGCATTCCAGCTGCAGGACCCCCGCATAATATTTGTGCTGCTCGCACTTGTCACAGCAATTGGTTTCAATCTTGCCGGCCTCTTTGAACTCCCCAATATCAGCATGGGCAGCAAGCTCACAACCAGGGAAGGGCCAGCGGGTTCATTCTGGACGGGAGCGCTAGCAGCGTTCGTTGCGACACCCTGCACCGGTCCGTTTATGGCAGCGGCGCTGGGCGCGACCATTGTTCTGCCACCCATCGCGGCCTTGATCATTTTTGCAGGGCTGGGCGTTGGTCTGGCATTGCCGTTCTTGCTCATCGCCTTTGTACCGGCCATTCGCAGCCGCTTGCCGAAACCCGGCGCATGGCTGGACAGTTTCCGCAAGATTATCGCCGTCCCGATGTTCCTGACCGCCATCGGTCTCGTCTGGCTGCTCGGTCGGCAAATCGGTACGGATGCTTTGGGGTTATCGCTGCTATTTTTACTCGGCGCGACGCTGGTCCTCTGGTGGTTCGGTGGCGGCCAAATGAAAGGCCTGTCGCGCGGATGGGTGACAACCGGTGTGATGATCGCTGTGCTCGCTGGCGGTATCTTGGCACTGCCCGGCGAAGAGCAAATGGCGGTGCAAAAAACTGCTAATTCATCCAGTACCACTCTCCCCAGTGAGCCATTTAGCGAAGAGCGCCTCGCCGAACTGCGGACATCAAACCAGCCGGTATTTGCATATTTCACGGCGGACTGGTGCATAACCTGCAAGGCCAATGAGGCTGCTGCGGTACAGCGTCAGGAAACAGCTGATGCATTCGCCGCCGCCAATGTCGCGGTGTTGATGGGTGACTGGACCCGTCCAGACCCGGTAATCAGCAACTTCCTGGAGAAACATGGCCGGGCCGGAGTGCCGCTTTATCTTTACTATGCCCCTGGTCAGGAACCGGTCATCTTGCCTCAGATACTAACAGTCGGTACTTTGACCGATCTCGTGAACGACCCGATTAAAACAGCATCACGAAAATGA
- a CDS encoding class I SAM-dependent methyltransferase, translating to MRPSIFLALATSALALGACSTDQGETASVSSVAAVKAAPDFTAAIAAPGREEGDTKLDAGRMPAEVLAFMGLETGDTALDIFAGGGYYSEIMGAAVGPTGSVVAVNPPQFVSSDAAKAKWAGVAGRQPNVSLEQSQLGDYVPTPNTYDFAMLHLIYHDLYWESEQFKVARMDPDAILARLYAGMKPGGIVAVIDHVGEAGDTREIVERTHRIDPAVAKADFIKAGFVMDAESDMFADPDDDLSKNVFDPSNRGKTARFVIRFRKPG from the coding sequence ATGCGCCCATCGATATTTTTGGCATTGGCAACATCTGCATTGGCGCTCGGCGCTTGTTCGACGGACCAGGGTGAAACGGCTTCGGTATCTTCGGTGGCAGCAGTTAAAGCCGCTCCTGATTTTACCGCCGCCATAGCGGCTCCCGGACGAGAAGAGGGCGATACAAAGCTTGACGCTGGCCGGATGCCGGCAGAAGTGCTCGCGTTTATGGGGCTTGAGACCGGCGATACCGCGCTGGATATATTCGCAGGTGGCGGATATTACAGCGAGATTATGGGCGCTGCCGTTGGGCCGACGGGTTCTGTAGTGGCAGTCAATCCGCCGCAATTTGTGTCGAGTGATGCGGCCAAAGCGAAATGGGCCGGGGTTGCCGGTCGTCAACCCAATGTTTCATTGGAGCAATCGCAACTCGGCGATTATGTTCCGACGCCGAACACCTATGATTTCGCCATGCTTCATCTCATCTATCATGATCTCTATTGGGAGAGTGAGCAGTTTAAAGTGGCCCGGATGGACCCTGATGCGATTCTGGCCAGGCTTTATGCCGGGATGAAGCCCGGCGGCATAGTAGCGGTGATCGATCATGTTGGCGAAGCAGGCGATACCAGAGAGATTGTCGAGAGAACGCACCGGATCGATCCTGCGGTCGCCAAAGCAGACTTTATCAAAGCCGGGTTCGTAATGGATGCGGAGAGTGATATGTTCGCTGACCCGGACGATGATCTGAGCAAAAACGTTTTCGATCCATCCAATCGGGGGAAAACTGCCCGTTTCGTGATACGTTTCCGCAAACCAGGCTAA
- a CDS encoding redoxin domain-containing protein: MPNLKLIPVIAIAAIMLASPLTAAQKNGAVAQDFKLTDMFGKTVQLSKFRGKTVVLEWHNPGCPFVQKHYGGGNMQAAQAAARKQGVVWLTVNSGAEGKQGHMTGPEAQVLAKKQGAAASHYLLDMNGVVGKAYGAKTTPHMYIIDGSGKLVYQGGIDDKPTANPADIRTARNHVTAALGEIKAGKTVSVAQSRPYGCSVKYAS, translated from the coding sequence ATGCCAAACCTCAAACTCATCCCTGTCATTGCTATCGCCGCTATCATGCTGGCGTCTCCCCTCACTGCCGCGCAAAAAAACGGCGCGGTCGCTCAGGATTTCAAACTGACCGATATGTTCGGCAAGACCGTCCAGCTTTCCAAATTTCGCGGCAAGACCGTGGTGCTGGAATGGCATAACCCCGGCTGCCCGTTCGTCCAGAAACATTATGGCGGCGGCAATATGCAGGCAGCACAAGCTGCGGCGCGTAAGCAGGGCGTGGTGTGGCTGACAGTGAATAGCGGCGCAGAAGGCAAGCAGGGGCACATGACCGGTCCCGAAGCGCAAGTGCTTGCCAAGAAGCAAGGCGCGGCCGCAAGCCATTATTTGCTCGATATGAACGGTGTAGTCGGCAAGGCTTATGGCGCAAAAACGACGCCTCACATGTATATTATCGATGGTTCAGGCAAGCTGGTTTATCAGGGCGGCATTGACGACAAACCCACCGCTAACCCGGCGGACATCAGGACAGCGCGTAACCATGTGACCGCAGCTCTCGGAGAAATCAAAGCGGGGAAAACCGTAAGTGTAGCGCAGTCTCGCCCTTATGGCTGCTCGGTAAAATATGCCAGCTAG
- the metH gene encoding methionine synthase → MTTASSTNFVNIGERTNVTGSARFKKLILNDDYEAAVEVARQQVENGAQIIDVNMDEGLLDAEMAMTTFLKLIAAEPDIARVPVMIDSSKWKVIEAGLKCVSGKPIVNSISMKEGEAEFLKHARLCMAYGAAVVVMAFDETGQADTKERKIEICERAYKLLTGIGFPPEDIIFDPNVFAVATGIDEHRRYGLDFIEATAEIKKRCPHVHISGGLSNLSFSFRGNEPVRKAMHSVFLYHAIPAGMDMAIVNAGQLDIYDDIDPELREHCEDVVFDRRDDATDRLITLAEKFRGTDVVAEKAAAEWRGYEVHKRLEHSLVKGIDAHIIEDTEEMRAAVKDRGGRPIEVIEGPLMDGMNVVGDLFGSGKMFLPQVVKSARVMKKAVAHLFPYIEAEKEEGAKGKGKIIMATVKGDVHDIGKNIVGVVFQCNGFEVIDLGVMVAWTDILAAAKEHDADIIGLSGLITPSLDEMVTVAEEMERAKMTTPLLIGGATTSKTHTALRIEPAYSGPTIYVLDASRAVGVASQLVSDTQAEPFIAATREDYEQVRIARAGKTAKKLEPLERARANGAKLDFAKKAPAPAKPGLHVYEDWDLADLRDYIDWTPFFRAWELAGTYPSILTDEVVGESASDLFRDAQAMLDKIISEKWLTAKGAAGLWRARRDGDDILVSPENEEIALPMLRQQVSKRGGKTNNCLADYIDTSDDWMGGFAVTAGHGIEEHVQRFEMDKDDYNSILLKALGDRLAEAFAERMHEHVRKDLWGYAANEDLDCKALIQEKYQGIRPAPGYPACPDHSLKPILFEMLDATANTGIELTTSFAMTPTAAVSGFYFAHPDADYFGVARISEDQVEDYATRRGVPLDKARQWLRPNLNE, encoded by the coding sequence ATGACAACAGCTTCCTCTACCAATTTCGTCAATATCGGCGAGCGTACCAACGTCACCGGCTCAGCGCGGTTCAAGAAACTCATTCTCAATGATGATTATGAAGCCGCAGTAGAAGTCGCACGCCAGCAGGTGGAGAATGGCGCGCAGATTATCGACGTGAATATGGATGAAGGCCTGCTCGACGCTGAAATGGCGATGACAACCTTCCTCAAGCTGATCGCCGCAGAACCCGATATTGCTCGCGTTCCAGTGATGATTGACAGTTCCAAATGGAAGGTCATTGAAGCCGGGCTAAAATGCGTTTCGGGCAAACCGATTGTTAACTCGATCTCGATGAAAGAAGGCGAGGCAGAGTTTCTCAAGCACGCGCGCCTCTGCATGGCTTATGGCGCGGCGGTCGTCGTGATGGCGTTTGATGAAACCGGTCAGGCGGATACCAAGGAGCGCAAGATCGAAATCTGCGAGCGGGCGTATAAATTGCTCACCGGCATCGGCTTCCCGCCGGAAGATATTATCTTTGATCCCAATGTCTTTGCGGTTGCGACGGGCATCGACGAGCATCGCCGCTATGGGCTGGATTTCATTGAGGCTACGGCCGAAATCAAAAAGCGCTGCCCGCATGTTCATATCTCCGGCGGACTCTCCAACCTCTCATTCAGCTTCCGCGGAAACGAACCGGTGCGCAAAGCTATGCACAGCGTCTTCCTCTATCACGCGATCCCGGCCGGCATGGATATGGCCATCGTCAATGCGGGCCAGCTGGATATTTATGATGATATCGATCCGGAGCTGCGCGAGCATTGCGAAGATGTGGTGTTTGATCGCCGCGATGATGCGACCGACCGACTGATAACCCTTGCCGAAAAATTCCGTGGAACAGACGTGGTTGCTGAGAAAGCGGCGGCGGAATGGCGCGGCTATGAAGTGCACAAACGCCTCGAACACTCTCTGGTCAAGGGCATTGACGCGCATATCATTGAAGATACTGAAGAAATGCGGGCGGCGGTAAAGGACCGCGGCGGACGTCCGATTGAAGTGATCGAAGGCCCGCTCATGGACGGCATGAACGTGGTCGGCGACTTGTTCGGGTCCGGCAAAATGTTCCTGCCGCAAGTGGTGAAATCGGCCCGCGTGATGAAAAAGGCTGTGGCCCACCTCTTCCCTTATATCGAGGCGGAGAAAGAAGAAGGCGCAAAGGGCAAAGGCAAAATCATCATGGCGACCGTGAAGGGCGACGTGCACGATATTGGCAAGAATATTGTTGGTGTGGTTTTCCAGTGCAACGGCTTTGAAGTCATTGATCTGGGCGTCATGGTAGCATGGACGGATATCCTGGCAGCCGCGAAAGAGCATGATGCGGATATCATCGGGCTCTCCGGCCTGATCACCCCGTCGCTTGACGAGATGGTCACGGTTGCAGAAGAAATGGAACGGGCGAAAATGACAACGCCTCTGCTGATTGGCGGCGCTACCACGTCCAAGACGCATACTGCCCTGCGGATTGAACCGGCCTATTCCGGGCCGACAATCTATGTGCTGGATGCAAGTCGCGCTGTCGGCGTCGCCTCGCAACTGGTCAGTGACACGCAAGCCGAACCGTTTATCGCCGCCACCCGCGAAGATTATGAGCAGGTGCGCATCGCGCGCGCTGGCAAGACGGCAAAGAAGCTCGAACCGCTAGAACGAGCGCGCGCAAATGGAGCCAAGCTTGATTTTGCGAAAAAAGCTCCTGCTCCAGCCAAACCCGGATTGCACGTCTACGAAGACTGGGATCTTGCTGATCTGCGCGATTACATCGACTGGACACCATTTTTCCGCGCCTGGGAGCTGGCGGGTACCTATCCGTCCATCCTCACCGATGAAGTGGTTGGCGAAAGCGCCAGCGACCTATTCCGAGACGCTCAAGCGATGCTCGACAAAATTATCAGCGAGAAATGGCTGACCGCAAAGGGTGCTGCGGGTCTGTGGCGCGCCCGCCGCGATGGTGACGATATCCTTGTGTCGCCGGAAAATGAAGAAATCGCATTGCCCATGCTCCGCCAGCAGGTCAGCAAACGCGGCGGAAAAACCAACAATTGTCTGGCTGATTATATCGACACATCAGACGACTGGATGGGCGGTTTTGCCGTCACTGCAGGCCATGGTATTGAAGAGCATGTCCAGCGCTTTGAAATGGACAAGGATGATTATAACAGCATCCTGCTAAAAGCGCTGGGCGACCGCCTTGCCGAAGCCTTTGCTGAACGCATGCACGAGCATGTCCGCAAGGATTTATGGGGCTATGCTGCGAATGAAGATCTGGATTGCAAGGCGCTGATCCAGGAAAAATATCAGGGCATAAGACCAGCCCCCGGCTATCCGGCCTGCCCGGATCACAGCCTCAAACCGATATTATTCGAAATGCTGGATGCGACTGCCAATACTGGCATTGAACTGACGACGAGCTTTGCGATGACACCAACGGCAGCGGTTTCCGGCTTTTACTTCGCGCATCCCGACGCGGATTATTTCGGCGTGGCACGCATCAGCGAAGATCAGGTTGAGGACTATGCCACGCGGCGCGGGGTGCCGCTCGATAAAGCGCGGCAGTGGTTACGTCCCAATCTCAACGAATAG
- a CDS encoding right-handed parallel beta-helix repeat-containing protein yields the protein MSFKVKTLIAAGLALSIGSTGLAQSAGPPFTVAETGKGFYRLSEAVKAIGGNNGTIVIATGAYGDCAVQTAGRITYKAAVAGKSILDGGICEGKAALVLRGKAATIDGIIFQNQRVPDGNGAGIRIEKGDLYISNALFRNSEQGILSADDPSAEIVIDRSTFQRLGRCDRGLSCAHSIYIGDFGSLKVTNSRFEKGNGGHYVKSRAGRATITGNSFDDTQGRATNYMIDLPAGATGVISNNVFVQGQNKENYSAFIAVAAEGRNHSSAGLNIHSNSASLAKGVSRNTFFVADWSNEQLRIANNNLGRGLTRYERR from the coding sequence GTGTCGTTCAAAGTCAAAACCCTCATTGCAGCAGGTCTCGCACTTTCCATTGGTTCAACGGGCCTGGCTCAGAGCGCTGGCCCGCCTTTCACGGTCGCGGAAACCGGTAAGGGTTTTTATCGGTTGAGCGAGGCGGTTAAAGCCATCGGCGGGAATAATGGTACGATTGTTATCGCAACCGGGGCATATGGCGATTGCGCTGTGCAGACCGCCGGTCGAATTACCTACAAGGCTGCAGTAGCCGGGAAATCCATTTTGGATGGCGGAATTTGTGAAGGCAAAGCAGCGCTCGTATTGCGCGGCAAAGCGGCAACCATTGATGGTATTATTTTCCAGAATCAGCGCGTGCCAGATGGTAACGGTGCCGGTATCCGTATTGAAAAAGGCGATCTTTATATCTCCAACGCGCTGTTCCGGAATTCCGAACAGGGTATCTTGAGCGCCGATGATCCCAGCGCAGAAATCGTAATCGACCGCTCCACCTTCCAGCGCCTTGGCCGCTGTGATCGCGGATTATCTTGTGCGCACAGCATCTATATCGGCGACTTTGGATCGCTCAAAGTAACCAACTCGCGTTTTGAAAAAGGCAATGGCGGCCACTACGTAAAAAGCCGCGCGGGCCGCGCCACGATTACCGGCAATAGCTTTGATGACACCCAGGGCCGCGCGACCAATTACATGATCGACCTGCCAGCCGGAGCCACCGGCGTGATCAGCAATAATGTTTTTGTGCAAGGCCAAAACAAAGAAAATTACAGTGCGTTTATCGCGGTGGCCGCAGAAGGCCGTAATCACAGCTCTGCCGGTCTGAACATTCATTCCAACAGCGCATCATTGGCCAAAGGCGTCAGCCGCAACACGTTTTTTGTAGCCGACTGGAGTAATGAGCAATTGCGCATCGCCAATAACAATCTGGGCCGCGGCTTGACGCGCTATGAGCGGCGGTAG
- a CDS encoding alkaline phosphatase family protein has product MSVEKPKLVVAISVDQFSSDLFAEYRSTFTDGLKRLTQGAVFPSGYQSHAATETCPGHSTIMTGAHPGRTGIIANNWIDLDIKRDDKTVYCAEDERVEGTSFGDITAATQGDYVASAWHLLVPTLGERLTKISPKSRNVAVAGKDRAALMMGGKQTDAIYWFNGKSFETAKGGSVSPAVKLVNDTMAATLDKARPPFGIPAQCEARKAKIAHGDGKSVGDYAFARPEGGASMFRLSPDYDGAILAAAMTVTRDMKLGQGEATDVLSVGLSATDYVGHAFGTEGLEMCIQMSALDKQLGQFFSVLDQAGIDYVAMLTADHGGLDLPERATLQGMSDAQRVDAKLNAKDIGAAVKAKLRLSTDKPLLHADGPFGDYYIDLSFDAATKAKVKTEAMAMFAAHPQVHSVLDGASLKAMPMPTGPVEEWTVAERTRASFHPDRSGDFLVVLKKGVTPIASTARGYVATHGSPWDYDRRVPIMFWRKGMTPFEQPLSVKTVDIAPTLGALIGLDISGEGVDGRCLDLDAGEHSTCK; this is encoded by the coding sequence ATGAGTGTGGAAAAACCGAAGCTGGTGGTTGCCATCTCCGTGGATCAGTTCTCATCAGATCTTTTTGCGGAATATCGCAGCACCTTTACCGACGGCTTGAAGCGGTTGACACAAGGCGCGGTTTTTCCTTCCGGTTATCAATCGCACGCCGCAACCGAAACATGTCCCGGCCATTCAACCATTATGACCGGCGCGCACCCCGGACGGACAGGAATCATTGCCAATAACTGGATTGATCTCGACATCAAGCGCGATGACAAGACCGTCTATTGCGCGGAAGACGAGCGGGTGGAAGGCACGAGTTTTGGTGATATCACCGCTGCGACCCAAGGCGATTACGTCGCATCCGCATGGCATTTGCTGGTGCCGACTTTGGGCGAGCGATTAACGAAGATCTCGCCCAAATCGCGCAATGTGGCGGTGGCGGGAAAGGACCGGGCAGCGCTGATGATGGGCGGCAAACAAACGGACGCGATTTACTGGTTCAATGGCAAAAGTTTTGAAACCGCCAAGGGTGGATCGGTGAGCCCGGCGGTCAAATTGGTCAATGATACAATGGCCGCGACTCTGGACAAAGCGCGTCCGCCATTTGGCATTCCAGCGCAGTGTGAAGCACGCAAAGCCAAGATCGCCCATGGCGACGGTAAATCGGTTGGTGATTATGCTTTTGCCAGACCGGAAGGTGGAGCCAGCATGTTCCGCCTCTCACCGGATTATGATGGCGCTATTCTCGCGGCTGCCATGACCGTTACAAGAGACATGAAACTGGGGCAGGGCGAAGCGACGGATGTTCTTTCCGTAGGGCTGTCGGCCACCGATTATGTCGGACATGCTTTTGGCACCGAAGGTCTGGAAATGTGTATCCAGATGAGCGCGCTCGACAAACAGCTTGGCCAATTTTTCTCGGTGCTGGATCAGGCCGGCATAGATTATGTGGCCATGCTTACTGCCGATCATGGCGGTCTCGATCTGCCGGAGCGGGCAACGTTGCAGGGCATGTCTGATGCGCAGCGTGTGGATGCCAAGCTGAATGCCAAAGACATAGGCGCGGCTGTAAAAGCAAAGCTTCGGCTCTCCACCGACAAACCTTTGCTTCACGCCGATGGGCCATTTGGCGACTATTATATCGATCTCTCGTTCGACGCTGCAACCAAGGCCAAAGTGAAAACTGAGGCGATGGCGATGTTCGCCGCCCATCCGCAGGTGCACAGCGTGCTTGACGGCGCTTCACTCAAAGCGATGCCAATGCCAACCGGGCCTGTGGAAGAATGGACAGTCGCCGAGCGCACGCGCGCGTCTTTTCATCCAGATCGGTCGGGCGACTTCTTGGTGGTTCTGAAAAAGGGCGTTACGCCGATTGCCAGTACTGCGCGAGGCTATGTGGCGACGCATGGCAGCCCATGGGATTATGACCGGCGGGTGCCGATAATGTTCTGGCGCAAGGGTATGACGCCGTTTGAACAACCGCTTTCTGTAAAAACGGTCGATATCGCGCCAACACTGGGTGCACTAATCGGGTTGGATATCTCTGGTGAAGGAGTTGATGGCCGTTGTCTTGATCTCGACGCCGGGGAGCATTCAACCTGCAAGTAA